A single region of the Syntrophotaleaceae bacterium genome encodes:
- a CDS encoding ATP-dependent 6-phosphofructokinase codes for MSRTIGILTGGGDCPGLNGVIRGVVNAAILQRGWRVIGILDGFDGLVEGPRFRELSVEEVSGLLPRGGTILGTSNRGNPFRYPVRIEGRQELIDVSSRVIENYHKTGAEALVVVGGDGTLKIARRLDEMGVPIVGVPKTIDNDLRGTDVTFGYNTAVGVVTEALDRLQTTAQSHHRVMVVEVMGRDAGWIALEAGIAGSADVILIPEIPFDPQLVCQSIIRRREAGSRFSIVVVAEGAHPINGRKVVKVSAARNCGMERLGGIGQWVAEAIEGCQGLETRVVVLGHVQRGGTPSPFDRILASRFGVRAVELIEQRDFGRMVALHGREVIAMDIDTSVASLNRVDPGGNLVRTAEELGITLGR; via the coding sequence ATGAGCAGAACGATTGGAATTTTGACTGGCGGGGGGGATTGCCCGGGACTCAATGGGGTGATTCGAGGGGTTGTGAACGCCGCCATCCTGCAACGGGGATGGCGGGTTATCGGAATTCTCGACGGCTTCGATGGTTTGGTCGAAGGGCCCCGGTTCCGGGAGCTGTCCGTCGAGGAGGTATCGGGTCTTCTGCCCAGGGGAGGCACGATTCTCGGCACGAGCAACCGTGGCAATCCGTTCCGGTATCCGGTTCGGATAGAAGGCCGGCAGGAGTTGATCGACGTTTCCAGCCGGGTGATCGAGAATTATCATAAAACCGGAGCCGAGGCCCTTGTTGTCGTGGGCGGGGACGGCACCTTGAAGATCGCCCGTCGACTGGATGAGATGGGTGTGCCGATCGTCGGCGTACCGAAAACCATCGACAACGATCTGCGCGGAACCGACGTGACCTTCGGCTACAATACGGCGGTCGGGGTGGTCACGGAAGCCCTGGACCGGTTGCAGACCACCGCCCAGAGCCACCATCGGGTCATGGTGGTCGAGGTCATGGGCCGGGATGCGGGCTGGATCGCTCTCGAAGCTGGGATCGCGGGTTCGGCGGATGTGATTCTGATTCCGGAAATCCCTTTCGATCCCCAACTGGTCTGTCAGTCGATCATCCGCCGGCGTGAGGCCGGAAGCCGGTTTTCGATCGTGGTGGTGGCCGAGGGCGCCCACCCCATAAATGGCCGGAAGGTGGTCAAGGTATCCGCCGCTCGCAACTGCGGCATGGAGCGTTTGGGGGGGATCGGGCAGTGGGTGGCGGAAGCGATCGAAGGCTGCCAGGGTCTGGAAACGCGGGTCGTTGTGCTGGGGCATGTGCAACGGGGGGGCACGCCTTCGCCTTTCGATCGGATCCTGGCCAGTCGCTTCGGAGTGCGCGCCGTCGAACTGATCGAACAGAGGGATTTCGGACGAATGGTAGCCCTTCACGGGCGAGAGGTGATTGCCATGGATATCGACACCTCCGTGGCCTCCCTGAACAGGGTCGATCCCGGCGGCAACCTGGTGCGCACCGCCGAGGAGTTGGGGATCACGCTGGGACGGTGA
- a CDS encoding biopolymer transporter ExbD, whose amino-acid sequence MSFMKKKREAPRIDLTPMVDVVFLLLIFFMISTTFVEAPGISIKLPESTSQQRTQEPEEVKVYLSREGNIYLGDEQVDQDELRRRLDGYRERAGRMTFLLLADQEARHGKVVALMDMAKETGFEKLAIATEYPEKRRPGS is encoded by the coding sequence ATGTCCTTTATGAAAAAAAAGCGGGAAGCTCCGCGGATCGACCTGACTCCGATGGTGGACGTGGTCTTTCTGCTGCTGATCTTTTTCATGATTTCCACCACCTTCGTCGAAGCTCCCGGTATTTCCATCAAGCTGCCGGAGTCGACCAGTCAGCAGCGGACACAGGAACCGGAAGAAGTGAAGGTCTATCTGTCCCGGGAGGGAAACATCTATCTCGGCGATGAGCAGGTGGACCAGGACGAATTGCGGCGAAGGCTTGACGGCTACCGGGAGCGGGCCGGCAGAATGACTTTTCTGCTGCTGGCCGATCAGGAGGCCAGACACGGCAAGGTCGTTGCCCTGATGGATATGGCCAAGGAGACCGGATTTGAAAAACTGGCCATCGCAACCGAGTATCCCGAAAAGAGGCGCCCTGGATCATGA
- a CDS encoding MotA/TolQ/ExbB proton channel family protein, protein MLEIFLKGGPLMYPILLCSVLALGIFFERLWSFFRMTRGNAVLVAEVEDLVRKQKIDEATIVCQRVGTPLARILLGALRSSGRSRDQIKTVVEEIGGRESAAFERYLGFLGTIATISPLLGLLGTVLGMIRAFTVIATQGMGTPATLGGGISEALITTAAGLSVAIPVILLHKYLTSRLDRTILAMEERSMRLVDLLGN, encoded by the coding sequence ATGCTGGAAATTTTTCTGAAGGGCGGGCCGCTGATGTATCCGATACTGCTCTGTTCAGTGCTTGCCCTGGGTATCTTTTTCGAACGGCTCTGGTCCTTTTTCCGTATGACTCGCGGCAATGCGGTTCTGGTTGCGGAAGTGGAGGACCTGGTCCGGAAACAGAAGATCGATGAGGCCACCATCGTCTGCCAAAGGGTCGGAACGCCCCTGGCCAGGATTTTGCTCGGGGCCTTGCGTTCGAGCGGACGCAGCAGGGACCAGATCAAAACCGTGGTCGAAGAGATCGGAGGGCGTGAGTCGGCTGCTTTCGAAAGGTATCTCGGTTTTCTCGGCACCATCGCCACCATTTCCCCCTTGCTTGGACTTCTCGGCACCGTGCTCGGTATGATCCGGGCTTTCACTGTGATAGCCACCCAGGGCATGGGAACCCCCGCAACCCTTGGCGGGGGGATTTCAGAGGCGCTGATCACCACGGCGGCCGGCCTTTCCGTGGCCATCCCGGTCATCCTGCTGCACAAATACCTGACGAGCCGGCTGGACCGCACGATCTTGGCGATGGAAGAGAGGTCGATGCGTCTGGTCGATCTGCTGGGGAACTGA